CAGCTGCAGCTTGCGTAGGGCGCTTGCCAGCGCCTGTGGTTTGCCGCAGATGCGGGCTCCGGTGGTGTCAGCCTGGTATTCACGGGAGCGTGAAACGGCCATCTGAATCAGCGTCGCTGCCAGGGGGGCGATGAAAGCCATGGCCAGGCCGCCGAGCAGACCATCGCCTTCTTCGTCATCGTTGTTGCTGCTACTGCCGAAGAGAGCGCTCCACTGTAGCATGTTGCCGAGCACGGCAATCGCCCCGGCGAACGTGGCGGCAATGGTGGCGATCAGGGTGTCACGGTTCTGAACGTGGGCAAGTTCGTGGGCCATGACCCCTTCGAGTTCCTCTTCGGAAAGCAGTTGCATGATCCCTTCAGTGGCAGTAACGGCTGCATTCTGGGGGTTGCGTCCGGTGGCAAAGGCGTTGGGGCTTGCGGAGGGGATGATATAGACCTTGGGCATCGGCATGTCGGCGTTTTGGGCGAGACGATAGATCATGCCGTAGAGAGCCGGATACTCCGTTGCCGAGACTTCCCGGGCTTTGTACATCTTGAGGATGATTCTGTCTGAGTGCCAGTAGGAAAGAAAATTCGTGACACCGGCGATGAAGAGGGCGAGGATCATGCCGGACTGGCCGCCGATGGCATTGCCCATGGCGACGAGCAGCAGGGTGAGACAGGTGAGAAGCAAGGCTGTCTTGATGCGGTTCATTTCTTTTACCTCCGTACTCTTTGGGTGCCGCAGGCAAAAGAAAAGACCTTTACCCGCGGCATGTTGCCATGCTTTGGATAAAGGTCTCGCAGATTTCGACTTAAGCGTCGCAACCCCGCGCCCGAGTGGCGGAACCACCGTAATGACGTATCGCGGGCCGGCGTTGTCTCTCGCCGGTTGCTACTCCCCTTTTCGAGACAATGTATTGCAACCCTCTTTTCCTTGTCAACAGGAATCGGTCGGTGTGCCGGTGTTCTGAGGGGGCAAAACCCAAGACGAGGAGTTGCAATCTGTGTCTCAATACGTCCGTCCTGAATTGCGGCGGGACAGCCCGGATTAAGCGTGATAAATCGGGGAGCTGGGGCTAGTCTTCTGTGGCTGATTTTTCAGTTCCGCCGATGGTGATCTCGGTCGGGCAGTCTTTGGGCTTGAACCAGTGCTCGTCGATGAACTCGATGCTGGTGAACTTGTTCAGGGCGCGGCGCAGGTACTTGCCTTCGGCGGTGGCGGCGATGGTGCCGTCGGGCAGGTAGAGCTCGCCGGTACCCTCGAAGATGCGGCCGTTGTAACTGGTGATGCGGCCGACGGCTTTCAGCTCGACGTCGTAGGGTACCGGCTTCTTGTAGTTCACCTTCAGGTCGATGGTGACACCGAAGGTCATGGCGTCAGTGTGGGGGACGATGGCCCGGCCGATGGTCTCGTCCAGGATGGCGGCGGTGATGCCGCCGTGCACCACCTGCGGATAGCTCTGGTGCACGGCCTGCGGTGTGAAGACCGCGATCACTTCCTTCTCTTCGGTTTCGTAGAAGCGGGTTTTCAGCCCGTAGGGATTTTTCACCCCGCAGACCATGCAGTCGCGGGAGATGTTCTGGGTGCCGGCGATGGTGAATTTCATGAAGCCGTCTCCTCCGGGAAGTAAAATGGGCGGGCTGCTGAAAAAGGCTCGCCTACTGCGTTACCCTCAACCATCGGCATTCAACGTACTTTTAAAATTTTTCAGCAGGCCGATGAAGTTGTGCGGTCAGGGAAATTTGGCCTTTTTGTAGACCTTTGTCAACAGTTTCTCATATTCCTGTCCGTCGATGGTGATGCAGGATCTTGCAGTTCTCGGTTTCTTTGTTGACGATCTTATATTTCAGGGCGCCATAACTTTCATGGCTTGGCAGGGTGGCTGTTCGGGGTGGCGTCAACGGGCTGTGCCGTTGCCCTGCGGTTCCGTCCTTTCTTCCTCGATGGGCAGCCGGATGTCGATACGGGTTCCTTCTCCGGGTACGCTGGTGATTTCCAATGCGACGCCGTGCTGTTTGATGATGTCGTGACTGATGCTCAGTCCCAGTCCGGTTCCCTTGCCCTCGGGTTTGGTGGTGAAAAACGGTTCCTTGACGTGGGCGAGATGGTGCTGCGGAATGTCGCTCCCCCTGTCCTCGACCGACAGGCAGACCATGTCGCGTCCCTCGTGCCGACATCGGGAGGTGGTGATGTGCAGAATCTTGGCGGGATCGGTCTCCGGATATTTCTCGTTCAGCGTGTTGCGCGCATTGCTGATCAGGTTGAGC
This region of Geothermobacter ehrlichii genomic DNA includes:
- the htpX gene encoding zinc metalloprotease HtpX, which encodes MNRIKTALLLTCLTLLLVAMGNAIGGQSGMILALFIAGVTNFLSYWHSDRIILKMYKAREVSATEYPALYGMIYRLAQNADMPMPKVYIIPSASPNAFATGRNPQNAAVTATEGIMQLLSEEELEGVMAHELAHVQNRDTLIATIAATFAGAIAVLGNMLQWSALFGSSSNNDDEEGDGLLGGLAMAFIAPLAATLIQMAVSRSREYQADTTGARICGKPQALASALRKLQLGVQAVPMKEAPPTTSHLFIVNPLAGTAALRLFSTHPPMEERISRLEAMASGQDA
- a CDS encoding PaaI family thioesterase — protein: MKFTIAGTQNISRDCMVCGVKNPYGLKTRFYETEEKEVIAVFTPQAVHQSYPQVVHGGITAAILDETIGRAIVPHTDAMTFGVTIDLKVNYKKPVPYDVELKAVGRITSYNGRIFEGTGELYLPDGTIAATAEGKYLRRALNKFTSIEFIDEHWFKPKDCPTEITIGGTEKSATED
- a CDS encoding sensor histidine kinase, yielding MQIESTRDPFFHDILARVLKEAGRVESIVRNLLAFARDTPNQHHPLDPAKVIEETLSLCQTQLVTSGIHLQVDTAPDLPCIRGNRQQLIQVLLNLISNARNTLNEKYPETDPAKILHITTSRCRHEGRDMVCLSVEDRGSDIPQHHLAHVKEPFFTTKPEGKGTGLGLSISHDIIKQHGVALEITSVPGEGTRIDIRLPIEEERTEPQGNGTAR